From Myxococcota bacterium, a single genomic window includes:
- the argF gene encoding ornithine carbamoyltransferase produces the protein MSARSPEPRLPKDFLSIADWPREAIERMLARARELKDLRKRRVPVRSLDGASVLLYFAKPSLRTFVTFEVGVVELGGFPVYLPPGQVQIGEREPTEDVARNLSRWCHGIVARTFGHDLVETLAAHASVPVINALTDRLHPCQAMADALTILEHGDLRADQLTYVGDGNNMCHSLINLAACLGMSLVVCTPPGFAPDAELVRAARERAAGNGAQLRFVADPREAVKGARFIYTDVWASMGQESEAESRKRVFRPYQVNAELVALAPEARILHCLPAHRGEEITAEVVDSERSLVFDQAENRLHAQKAILELLIARS, from the coding sequence TTGTCCGCACGAAGCCCTGAGCCGCGCCTGCCCAAGGACTTCCTGTCGATCGCCGACTGGCCGCGCGAGGCGATCGAGCGCATGCTCGCGCGCGCGCGCGAGCTGAAGGACCTGCGCAAGCGGCGCGTGCCCGTGCGCTCGCTCGACGGCGCGTCGGTGCTGTTGTATTTCGCCAAGCCGAGCCTGCGCACGTTCGTGACCTTCGAGGTCGGCGTGGTCGAGCTGGGCGGGTTCCCGGTGTATCTCCCGCCCGGGCAGGTGCAGATCGGCGAGCGCGAGCCGACCGAGGACGTGGCGCGCAACCTGTCGCGCTGGTGCCACGGCATCGTCGCGCGCACCTTCGGCCACGACCTGGTCGAGACCCTGGCCGCGCACGCCAGCGTGCCGGTGATCAACGCGCTCACCGACCGGCTGCACCCCTGCCAGGCCATGGCCGACGCGCTCACGATCCTCGAGCACGGCGACCTGCGCGCCGACCAGCTCACCTACGTCGGCGACGGCAACAACATGTGTCACTCGCTGATCAACCTGGCCGCGTGTCTGGGCATGTCGCTGGTGGTGTGCACGCCACCGGGCTTCGCGCCCGACGCCGAGCTGGTGCGCGCGGCGCGCGAGCGCGCGGCCGGGAACGGCGCGCAGCTCCGCTTCGTGGCCGACCCGCGCGAGGCGGTGAAGGGCGCGCGCTTCATCTACACCGACGTGTGGGCCAGCATGGGACAGGAGAGCGAAGCCGAGTCACGCAAGCGCGTCTTCCGCCCGTACCAGGTCAACGCCGAGCTGGTGGCGCTCGCGCCCGAGGCGCGCATCCTGCACTGCCTGCCCGCGCATCGCGGCGAGGAGATCACCGCCGAGGTGGTCGACTCCGAGCGCTCGCTCGTGTTCGATCAGGCTGAAAATCGTCTACACGCACAGAAAGCCATCCTCGAGCTCTTGATCGCGCGCTCCTAG